A region of the Cyanobium usitatum str. Tous genome:
CAGCAGCCGGTGAAGCTCTGCTGGAGCAATTGCAAACGCTGGAGCATGACTTCGGCCGGGAGCGTCAGGCGCGCTGGACCCCCCGCAGCCTCGACCTCGACCTGCTCTGGTGGGGGGATCTGAGCTGCCACACCCCCCGCCTCCAGTTGCCCCACCCGCTATGGCGGCAGCGAGACTTTGTGCTGGCGCCGCTGGCTGCCCTGGCAGGCCTGGCCCCAGAACCTGGGTGCGCGGTCCTAGCGCTGGCTGGCAGACCCGGCTGGCCCGAGCAGCTGGGGTAGCCCTGCGCGATGCTGGCCCCACCGACCCGCGACAAGCCCAGCCATGGCGCCCCTCCCCGCTCCTGAGCCCTCGCGTCACCTGGAAACCACCGCGGTGCTGGATGCCCGCAAGATCCGCTTTGAGGTCAACCGCGTCGAGCTGCCGATGGGCGTGGTGGGCACTTTTGGCTTGATCCGCCACCCCGGCGCCTCCCTGGCCGTGCCGGTGCTCGCGGACGGCCGCATTGTGGTGCTGCGCCAATACCGCTTCGCCGTGGCCACCCGGCTGCTGGAATTTCCGGCCGGCACCCTCGATGAGGGCGAAGACCCGCTCAGCACCATGCAGCGGGAGCTGCAGGAGGAGGCCGGCTACAGCGCCAGCCGCTGGGATCCCCTGGGGGCGATGCTGCCCTGCCCTGGCTACTCCGACGAGGTGATCCACCTGTTTCTGGCCCGCGACCTCAGCCCCCTGGCCGAGCCCCCCGCTGGCGATGACGACGAGGACCTGGAGGTGCTGCTGATGGAGCCCGGCGAACTGGATGCGGCCCTGGCCAGCGGCGACGAATACCTCGATGGCAAGAGCGTCACCGCCTGGCTGCGGGCCAAGCAACTGCTGGGGATCTAATGGCTCCGGAGCGCTGGCTTTTCTGGCATCGCCGCGACCTGCGCCTGGCCGACAACCGGGGCCTGGCGGCGGCCGCCGCCGCCACTCCAGTGGTGACGGGGGTGTTCGTGCTGGATCCCGCCATCCTGTCGGAGCCCAGCATGGCCCCGGGGCGGCTGTGGTTTCTGTCTGAGAGCCTGCGGGAGCTGCAGCAGGCCTGGCAGCAGGCCGGCAGCCGGCTGGTGATCCTGAGCGGCGACCCCGCCGAGCTACTACCCCGCCTGGCCGCTGGCCTGGGCGCCGAAGTGGTGGCGTGGAACCGGGACGTGGAACCCTTCGGGCGCGAGCGCGACCGGCGGGTGGCGCGGGCGCTGCAGGCGGAGGGGCGCAAGGTGCTGGCCGACTGGGACCAGCTGCTGGTGGCGCCGGAGGCCATCAAAACCGGCGCCGGCGACCCCTACCGGGTGTACGGGCCCTACTGGCGCAGCTGGCGCCGCTGGGTGGAGGAGGCGAGCGCCCTGGGTTCCGCAGCCTCGGGTGGCCTGGATCCCCTGCCGGCGCCGAGCGCCCTGATGGATTGCGATTCCGCCCAGCTCAGTGGGCTGCCACTGGTGAGCCCAGAGCTGGAGCATGGCTTTAGGGGCGCTGAGCTCTGCCCCTGCCGGCCCGGCGAACAGGCGGCCCAACAGCAGCTGCAGGCCTTCTGCGATGGCGATGGCCGCTCCATTGCGCTGCTTGGCTACGAACCGGGACGCAACATCCCCGGCGAAGCGGGCACCTCAGGGCTCAGCGCCGCCCTCAAGTTCGGCACGCTCAGCCCAAGGCAGGCCTGGGCCGCCGCCCAGCAGGCCCGGCAGCTGGCCCGCAGCGAGGAGGAGCTGCACTCAATCCAGGTGTGGGAGCAGGAACTGGCCTGGCGCGAGTTTTACCAGCAGGCACTGTTTCACTTTCCGGAGCTGGCCGAAGGGCCCTACCGGCCCCAGTGGCGCGCCTTCCCCTGGGACAACGACAGCGGCTGGTTTGAAGCCTGGCGCGAGGGGCTCACGGGCATGCCGATCATCGACGCCGCCATGCGCCAGCTAAATGAGAGCGGCTGGATGCACAACCGCTGCCGCATGATCGTGGCCTCCTTCCTGGTGAAGGACCTGATCTGCGACTGGCGCTGGGGCGAAGCGGCCTTCATGGCGCGCCTGGTGGATGGCGACTTGGCAGCCAACAACGGCGGCTGGCAGTGGAGCGCTAGCAGCGGCATGGACCCCAAACCCCTGCGCATCTTCAACCCGGCCACCCAGGCCTCCAAATTCGATGCCGATGGCGCCTATATCCGCACCTGGCTGCCGGAGCTGCGCCATGTGGCCACTCGCGACCTGATCAGTGGGGAGATAGCCCCGCTGGAGCGCCGCGGCTACCCGGCCCCACTGGTGAACCACAAGATCCAGCAGGCCCGCTTCAAGGCCCTCTACGCCGCGATCAAGGGCTGAGCCACCACGGTGCGCAGCACCTCGACCACCCGCTGCTGCTGCTCGCCGCTGAGCTCTGGGAAGATCGGCAGACTGAGCACCTCGGTGCAGAGACGCTCGGTGACCGGCAGGGATCCGGGCCCGTAGCCCAGATCGGCATAGGCCGGCTGGCGGTGGATTGGGATTGGGTAATAGATGATCGTGCTGACCCCAGCATCCTGGAGCTGCTGCTTGAGCCAGTCGCGGCAGCAGGCCTCCGGCAAACCAAAACTGGCGCTATCTGGAGCCGGCGTACAGGAG
Encoded here:
- a CDS encoding FAD-binding domain-containing protein, coding for MAPERWLFWHRRDLRLADNRGLAAAAAATPVVTGVFVLDPAILSEPSMAPGRLWFLSESLRELQQAWQQAGSRLVILSGDPAELLPRLAAGLGAEVVAWNRDVEPFGRERDRRVARALQAEGRKVLADWDQLLVAPEAIKTGAGDPYRVYGPYWRSWRRWVEEASALGSAASGGLDPLPAPSALMDCDSAQLSGLPLVSPELEHGFRGAELCPCRPGEQAAQQQLQAFCDGDGRSIALLGYEPGRNIPGEAGTSGLSAALKFGTLSPRQAWAAAQQARQLARSEEELHSIQVWEQELAWREFYQQALFHFPELAEGPYRPQWRAFPWDNDSGWFEAWREGLTGMPIIDAAMRQLNESGWMHNRCRMIVASFLVKDLICDWRWGEAAFMARLVDGDLAANNGGWQWSASSGMDPKPLRIFNPATQASKFDADGAYIRTWLPELRHVATRDLISGEIAPLERRGYPAPLVNHKIQQARFKALYAAIKG
- a CDS encoding NUDIX hydrolase, producing the protein MAPLPAPEPSRHLETTAVLDARKIRFEVNRVELPMGVVGTFGLIRHPGASLAVPVLADGRIVVLRQYRFAVATRLLEFPAGTLDEGEDPLSTMQRELQEEAGYSASRWDPLGAMLPCPGYSDEVIHLFLARDLSPLAEPPAGDDDEDLEVLLMEPGELDAALASGDEYLDGKSVTAWLRAKQLLGI